The following proteins are co-located in the Bordetella bronchialis genome:
- the selB gene encoding selenocysteine-specific translation elongation factor, which produces MIVGTAGHIDHGKTTLVRALTGVDTDRLKEEKARGISIELGYAYTPLPNGDVLGYIDVPGHEKLVHTMAAGAGGIDFGLLVIAADDGTMPQTREHLAILQLLGVRHGAIAITKVDRVDAERLRAVRAEVQALAAGTFLAEAPVFAVNATAGADLGTRALRACLENAAATLAARPDDGLFRLAVDRVFTLAGQGTVVTGTVHAGRVRAGGADAGPDAAGAPVLMPAGIPVRIRGIHAQNRPSQAGHAGQRCALNLAGIDKSAIARGDWIADPRCFQPARHVDVDVRVLPSADTALTTWLPVHVHLGAAHHMAHVVPLSAERLPPGATGRAQLVFDTPVCAMPGDRYIVRNAQASQTLGGGRVLDPDAPDRRRRTPQRAAWLSAIAHMLDGGGLDALLAQARLGLDENMLMRLTGRPSADLPLPEDALWIPSRGGAAPRTLILRAHWEGLRASVHAALERLHRDAPDEPGADGARLRRMALPALDEAPWQALVADLLQDGTIARNGPWLHLAGHAVQLEAEEEELAQRLLPLLHAGRYDPPWVRDLARGLGVPEDRVRKTLRKLLRRGDVAQIVPDLFYHQSSVRELAALIAGLARDGVNAARFRDATGLGRKRAIQILEFFDRVGYTRRLRDVHVLRTDGGARPYGPPAD; this is translated from the coding sequence ATGATCGTCGGTACCGCGGGCCATATCGACCATGGCAAGACCACGCTGGTCCGCGCCCTGACGGGCGTGGATACCGACCGCCTGAAGGAAGAAAAAGCGCGCGGCATTTCCATCGAGCTCGGATATGCCTACACGCCGCTGCCCAATGGCGACGTGCTGGGCTATATCGACGTGCCCGGCCATGAAAAGCTGGTGCACACCATGGCCGCCGGCGCGGGCGGCATCGACTTCGGTCTGCTGGTCATCGCCGCCGACGACGGCACGATGCCGCAGACCCGCGAACATCTAGCCATCCTGCAATTGCTGGGCGTGCGCCACGGCGCGATCGCGATCACCAAGGTGGACCGCGTGGACGCCGAACGCCTGCGGGCGGTGCGCGCGGAGGTCCAGGCCCTGGCGGCCGGCACCTTCCTGGCCGAGGCGCCGGTATTCGCCGTCAACGCGACGGCCGGCGCCGACCTGGGCACGCGCGCCTTGCGGGCCTGCCTGGAGAACGCGGCGGCCACCTTGGCCGCGCGGCCGGATGACGGCCTGTTCAGGCTGGCCGTAGACCGCGTCTTCACCCTGGCCGGCCAGGGCACCGTCGTCACCGGTACCGTGCACGCCGGGCGCGTGCGGGCCGGGGGCGCCGACGCGGGACCGGATGCGGCCGGCGCACCGGTGCTGATGCCGGCCGGCATCCCCGTGCGCATACGCGGTATCCACGCGCAGAACCGGCCCAGCCAGGCCGGCCATGCCGGCCAGCGCTGCGCGCTGAACCTGGCCGGCATCGACAAGTCGGCGATCGCCCGCGGCGACTGGATCGCCGATCCCCGCTGTTTCCAGCCCGCGCGGCACGTCGACGTGGACGTGCGGGTGCTGCCGTCCGCCGATACGGCCCTGACGACCTGGCTGCCCGTGCACGTACACCTGGGCGCCGCCCACCACATGGCGCACGTCGTGCCCTTGTCCGCGGAGAGGCTGCCGCCGGGCGCGACAGGGCGCGCGCAGCTCGTCTTCGACACGCCGGTCTGCGCCATGCCGGGCGACCGCTACATCGTCCGCAACGCGCAAGCCAGCCAGACGCTGGGCGGCGGGCGCGTCCTGGATCCCGACGCGCCGGACCGCCGGCGCCGCACGCCGCAGCGCGCCGCATGGCTGTCCGCGATCGCGCATATGCTCGATGGCGGCGGCCTGGATGCGCTGCTCGCGCAGGCCCGCCTGGGCTTGGACGAAAACATGCTGATGCGCCTGACCGGGCGTCCATCGGCGGATTTGCCCTTGCCGGAAGACGCCCTGTGGATCCCCTCGCGCGGCGGCGCCGCGCCGCGTACGCTGATCTTGCGGGCCCACTGGGAAGGCCTGCGCGCGTCGGTACACGCCGCCCTGGAACGGCTGCATCGGGATGCGCCGGACGAACCGGGCGCAGACGGCGCCCGCCTGCGCCGCATGGCCTTGCCCGCGCTCGATGAAGCGCCCTGGCAGGCCCTGGTCGCCGACCTGCTGCAGGACGGCACCATCGCACGCAACGGCCCCTGGCTGCACCTGGCCGGCCATGCCGTCCAGCTGGAAGCCGAGGAAGAAGAACTGGCGCAACGCCTGCTGCCGCTTTTGCATGCGGGCCGCTACGATCCGCCATGGGTGCGCGACCTGGCGCGCGGGCTGGGCGTGCCGGAAGACCGGGTGCGCAAGACGCTGCGCAAGCTATTGCGCCGCGGCGATGTCGCGCAGATCGTGCCGGATCTGTTCTATCACCAGTCCAGCGTGCGGGAACTGGCCGCCTTGATCGCCGGGCTGGCCCGCGATGGCGTGAACGCCGCCCGCTTCCGCGATGCGACCGGACTGGGCCGCAAGCGCGCCATACAGATACTGGAATTCTTCGATCGCGTCGGCTACACGCGCCGCCTGCGCGACGTGCACGTGTTGCGCACCGACGGCGGCGCGCGTCCCTACGGCCCCCCGGCGGACTGA
- a CDS encoding amidohydrolase family protein has product MTRPCLPPHAESTPVRYAVPRGACDSHAHVFGPYAQFPLSEDRSYTPPENGAERFIAHLDRLGLTRGVLVTASAQGDDNRNVLQALRAYPDRLRAVAVIRGDIADKDLDALAEQGVRGARFNLYKHDGKAVYRNGVGIDDFVALAPRLKARGMHAQIWIHAPDLPDMAPTLLQSGVTLVVDHQGRMNASRGVGDAGFQFLCKLLAEGKAWTKISGADRNTAAGSPFPDIAPFATSLLKANSEQIVWGTDWPHINYYDPAHVPDDGILLNLLADWMPDEATRKRVLVDNPARLYGFGAV; this is encoded by the coding sequence ATGACCAGACCCTGTTTGCCGCCCCACGCCGAGTCCACACCGGTGCGCTATGCCGTACCGCGTGGCGCCTGCGACTCGCACGCCCATGTATTCGGTCCCTACGCGCAGTTTCCGCTGAGCGAGGACCGCAGCTACACCCCGCCGGAGAACGGCGCCGAGCGTTTCATCGCCCACCTGGACCGCCTGGGCCTGACCCGCGGCGTGCTGGTGACGGCGAGCGCGCAGGGGGATGACAACCGCAATGTCCTGCAGGCCCTGCGTGCCTATCCCGACCGGCTGCGGGCGGTGGCGGTGATACGCGGCGATATCGCGGACAAGGACCTGGACGCCCTGGCCGAACAGGGGGTGCGCGGGGCGCGCTTCAATCTGTACAAGCATGACGGCAAGGCGGTCTACCGCAATGGCGTCGGCATCGACGACTTCGTCGCGCTGGCGCCGCGCCTGAAGGCGCGCGGCATGCACGCGCAGATCTGGATCCACGCGCCGGACCTGCCGGACATGGCCCCCACGCTGTTGCAGTCGGGCGTCACCCTGGTGGTCGACCACCAGGGCCGCATGAACGCCTCGCGCGGCGTCGGCGACGCGGGCTTCCAGTTCCTGTGCAAGCTGCTGGCCGAAGGCAAGGCCTGGACCAAGATTTCCGGCGCGGACCGCAATACCGCGGCGGGCTCGCCGTTCCCGGACATCGCGCCCTTCGCCACGTCGCTGCTCAAGGCCAACAGCGAGCAGATCGTGTGGGGCACGGATTGGCCGCACATCAACTATTACGACCCGGCCCATGTGCCGGACGATGGCATCCTGTTGAACCTGCTGGCGGACTGGATGCCGGACGAGGCCACGCGCAAGCGCGTGCTGGTGGACAATCCGGCGCGGCTGTACGGGTTCGGGGCGGTTTGA
- a CDS encoding Bug family tripartite tricarboxylate transporter substrate binding protein, with amino-acid sequence MKQFKGAVKALGMVIALGLGTHAGIAAAAGYPDKPIRLVVPYPPGGNLDITTRAITTAMARHLKQSIVVENLGGAGGSIGAGNVARAAPDGYTVLSTTIVPLVVNPTLVPGTKVRLGDFDPVGMLAVVPSVLEVNAKNKQGIKDFKGFIAYAKAHPGELAVAHSGTGTTNHIAELLLEQDFGIKLNPIPYKGSAPALADLLGNQVDGMVDQLTSSQPQIQNGALTALAVTSAKRVAQLPDVPTVAELGKPDFEMVTYSALMTPKGTPKEVRQVLNDALAKAVADPEVQKQLANIGSEVVPSTIDQAAQIFAKEEAKLQPLLTSGVLKPENAR; translated from the coding sequence ATGAAGCAGTTCAAAGGCGCTGTGAAAGCGCTGGGGATGGTTATTGCCCTGGGTCTGGGCACGCATGCCGGGATCGCGGCCGCTGCGGGCTATCCCGACAAGCCCATCCGGCTGGTCGTGCCCTATCCGCCCGGCGGCAATCTGGACATCACCACGCGCGCCATCACCACCGCCATGGCGCGCCACCTGAAGCAGTCCATCGTGGTGGAGAACCTCGGCGGGGCCGGGGGCTCCATCGGCGCGGGCAACGTCGCGCGTGCCGCGCCGGACGGCTATACCGTGCTGTCCACCACCATCGTGCCGCTGGTGGTCAACCCCACGCTGGTGCCGGGCACCAAAGTCAGGCTGGGCGATTTCGACCCCGTCGGCATGCTGGCCGTGGTGCCTTCCGTGCTGGAGGTCAACGCCAAGAACAAGCAGGGCATCAAGGACTTCAAGGGCTTCATCGCCTATGCCAAGGCCCACCCGGGCGAGCTGGCCGTGGCGCATTCCGGCACGGGCACGACCAACCACATCGCGGAACTGCTGCTGGAACAGGACTTCGGCATCAAGCTCAATCCCATTCCCTACAAGGGTTCGGCGCCGGCGCTGGCGGATCTGCTGGGCAACCAGGTCGACGGCATGGTGGACCAGCTGACCAGCTCCCAGCCGCAGATCCAGAACGGCGCCTTGACGGCGCTGGCGGTGACCTCGGCCAAGCGCGTCGCGCAATTGCCGGACGTGCCGACCGTGGCCGAATTGGGCAAGCCCGATTTCGAGATGGTCACCTATTCGGCGTTGATGACGCCCAAGGGAACGCCGAAGGAAGTGCGCCAGGTCCTGAACGATGCCCTGGCCAAAGCCGTCGCCGACCCCGAAGTGCAGAAGCAGCTGGCCAACATCGGCTCGGAAGTGGTGCCCTCCACCATCGACCAGGCCGCGCAGATCTTCGCCAAGGAAGAAGCCAAGCTGCAGCCGCTGCTGACGTCCGGCGTGTTGAAGCCCGAGAACGCGCGCTGA
- a CDS encoding class II aldolase/adducin family protein, giving the protein MKHELKISSMKDKCSEAEWEARVDLAACYRLVAHYGMSDMIANHISLRVPGEPGAFLINAYGLLYEEITASSLLKIDHDGNILSKPDFGPNFSYGVNKAGFVIHSAVHEKRPEVDCVIHTHTWAGMAVSSLACGLLPLNQTAMRFAKIGYHDYEGVVLDLSEQESLCRDLGQNEALILRNHGLLTVGRTIGEAFNWMHRLELSCRAQLAAMACNAPLNPVSRQVVEATWNQYQPGTRRPYGQMEWPALLRLADRLDPSYRT; this is encoded by the coding sequence ATGAAGCACGAACTGAAGATTTCTTCGATGAAGGACAAATGCTCCGAAGCGGAGTGGGAAGCCCGCGTGGACCTGGCGGCCTGTTACCGCCTGGTCGCGCACTACGGCATGTCGGACATGATCGCCAACCATATCTCGCTGCGCGTGCCCGGCGAGCCGGGGGCCTTCCTGATCAATGCCTACGGCCTGCTCTATGAAGAAATCACGGCATCCAGCCTGCTGAAGATCGACCATGACGGCAACATCCTGAGCAAGCCCGATTTCGGTCCGAACTTTTCCTACGGCGTGAACAAGGCCGGCTTCGTCATCCACAGCGCGGTCCACGAAAAGCGTCCCGAGGTCGACTGTGTCATCCACACCCATACCTGGGCCGGCATGGCCGTGTCGTCGCTGGCCTGCGGCCTCTTGCCGCTGAACCAGACCGCCATGCGTTTCGCCAAGATCGGCTATCACGACTACGAAGGCGTGGTGCTGGACCTGAGCGAGCAGGAATCCCTGTGCCGCGACCTGGGCCAGAACGAGGCCCTGATCCTGCGCAATCATGGCCTGCTGACGGTGGGACGCACCATCGGCGAAGCGTTCAACTGGATGCACCGCCTGGAATTGTCCTGCCGCGCGCAGCTGGCCGCGATGGCCTGCAACGCGCCGCTGAACCCGGTATCCCGGCAAGTCGTGGAGGCCACCTGGAACCAGTACCAGCCTGGCACGCGGCGTCCGTACGGCCAGATGGAATGGCCCGCGCTGCTGCGCCTGGCGGACCGCCTGGATCCCTCGTACCGCACATAA
- a CDS encoding IclR family transcriptional regulator, which produces MSVLDNATRVLRVLAQHGGEVSVTDVVAHLALPKSSASRLLKQMLESGLLERDAATLKYRPALLLLEVAHQARGSTPLIRRLEEALESLVAETGYTGYISVLDKNGRDVVVVRAFHGSHPLRVVTQPGHRLPAYASSTGRALLARLDDDSARHAHPAAGDARAAVLPHAPANPGALAAQLREIRQRGWAWALDESLAGVGSVSATVSDPQSGETLAFCLSFPASLDRPGFVDALAHRLVGHVAAIGRAAGDAFWQTMAPASAAHQ; this is translated from the coding sequence ATGAGCGTACTGGATAACGCGACACGCGTGTTGCGCGTGCTGGCGCAGCACGGCGGCGAGGTCAGCGTCACGGACGTCGTGGCCCACCTGGCGCTGCCCAAGAGCTCGGCCTCGCGCCTGCTGAAACAGATGCTGGAAAGCGGCCTGCTGGAGCGCGACGCCGCCACGCTCAAGTACCGTCCGGCCCTGCTGCTGCTGGAGGTCGCCCACCAGGCGCGCGGCAGCACGCCCTTGATCCGGCGCCTGGAGGAAGCCCTGGAATCCCTGGTCGCGGAGACCGGCTACACGGGGTATATCTCCGTACTGGACAAGAACGGCCGCGACGTCGTCGTGGTACGCGCCTTCCACGGCTCGCATCCCCTGCGCGTGGTGACGCAACCCGGCCATCGCCTGCCCGCCTATGCGAGCTCCACCGGCCGCGCCCTGCTGGCGCGGCTGGATGATGACAGCGCGCGCCACGCGCATCCGGCCGCCGGCGATGCGCGGGCCGCGGTGCTGCCGCACGCGCCCGCCAACCCCGGCGCGCTGGCCGCGCAACTGCGCGAGATACGCCAGCGGGGATGGGCGTGGGCGCTGGACGAAAGCCTGGCCGGCGTCGGCTCGGTCAGCGCCACGGTGAGCGATCCGCAGAGCGGCGAAACGCTGGCCTTCTGCCTGAGTTTTCCCGCGTCGCTGGACCGGCCCGGTTTCGTCGACGCGCTGGCCCACCGCCTGGTGGGCCATGTCGCCGCCATCGGCCGCGCGGCCGGCGATGCATTTTGGCAAACCATGGCGCCGGCGAGCGCCGCCCACCAGTGA
- a CDS encoding OPT/YSL family transporter: MQHPVSHPRAFSGGTFVLLALLSVFGAIIGIQLLVSLGVTPNTSIIGALVAMILARVPLALFRRFRSIHEQNLAQSAISSATFGAANSLLLPIAIPYLFGRTDLVLPMFIGVAAAMLLDGYLLYRLFDSRVFPAAGAWPPGVAAAEAIKAGDTGGRQARLLGAGIGVGLVGAWLHIPMSAFGTAFLGNIWALTMFGIGLLIRGYAKPLMGWDINALYIPHGLMIGAGLVALIQVIAQIRSRGDKPAGIANAGGAAAGAAGAQAMPAAATAEAEPAAGPTRTVEDMRRTLRLGAVAYIVLAALLALGSGLYTGMSMPMLVGFVLYAAFAAFVHELLVGIAAMHSGWFPAFAVALITLLIGMLIGFPPVALVILCGFAAATGPAFADMGYDLKAGYLLRGNGTDPAFELDGRRQQLAAGMLAFVISMPMVYFSFHSYFDQGLTPPVASVYVATIKAGVAPGVAMQLLIWAIPGALIQWLGGPRRQLGVLLSTGLLIANPLAGWAVLAGIVLRVVALRLWGDKVRSGLEVFAAGTIAGDALYSFFNSLIQYQAKGK, from the coding sequence ATGCAGCATCCCGTTTCGCATCCACGCGCCTTCAGCGGCGGCACATTCGTGCTGCTGGCATTGCTCAGCGTGTTCGGCGCCATCATCGGCATCCAGCTCCTGGTGTCGCTGGGCGTCACGCCGAACACCTCCATCATCGGCGCGCTGGTCGCCATGATCCTGGCGCGCGTGCCGCTGGCGCTGTTCCGGCGCTTCCGTTCGATACACGAACAGAATCTGGCGCAAAGCGCGATTTCGTCGGCCACCTTCGGCGCGGCCAACAGCCTGCTGCTGCCCATCGCCATCCCGTATCTCTTCGGCCGCACGGACCTGGTACTGCCCATGTTCATCGGGGTGGCGGCGGCAATGCTGCTGGACGGCTACCTGCTGTACCGGCTATTCGATAGCCGCGTCTTTCCCGCCGCCGGCGCATGGCCGCCCGGCGTGGCGGCGGCGGAGGCCATCAAGGCCGGCGACACCGGCGGACGCCAGGCGCGCCTGCTGGGGGCCGGCATCGGCGTCGGCCTGGTGGGCGCGTGGCTGCACATTCCCATGTCGGCCTTCGGCACGGCTTTCCTGGGCAATATCTGGGCGCTCACGATGTTCGGCATCGGCCTGCTCATACGCGGCTACGCCAAGCCCCTGATGGGCTGGGACATCAACGCCCTGTACATCCCGCACGGGCTGATGATAGGCGCGGGCCTGGTCGCGCTGATACAGGTGATCGCGCAGATCCGATCGCGCGGGGACAAGCCGGCGGGCATCGCCAACGCCGGCGGCGCCGCGGCCGGCGCGGCCGGCGCGCAAGCCATGCCCGCCGCCGCGACGGCGGAAGCCGAACCCGCGGCCGGCCCCACCCGCACGGTGGAAGACATGCGCCGGACGCTGCGCCTGGGCGCGGTGGCCTACATCGTGCTTGCGGCGCTGCTGGCGCTGGGCAGCGGGCTGTACACGGGCATGTCCATGCCCATGCTGGTCGGCTTCGTGCTGTATGCGGCTTTCGCCGCCTTCGTGCATGAATTGCTGGTGGGCATCGCCGCCATGCATTCGGGCTGGTTCCCCGCCTTCGCGGTCGCGCTGATTACCCTGCTGATCGGCATGCTGATCGGCTTCCCGCCGGTGGCGCTGGTGATCCTGTGCGGCTTCGCCGCCGCCACGGGTCCGGCCTTTGCCGATATGGGCTATGACCTGAAGGCCGGCTACCTGCTGCGCGGCAACGGCACGGACCCCGCCTTCGAATTGGATGGGCGGCGCCAGCAGCTGGCCGCCGGCATGCTGGCCTTCGTCATCAGCATGCCGATGGTGTACTTCAGCTTCCACAGTTATTTCGACCAGGGCCTGACCCCGCCGGTGGCCTCGGTATACGTGGCGACGATCAAGGCCGGCGTGGCCCCCGGCGTGGCCATGCAGTTGCTGATCTGGGCGATTCCCGGCGCGTTGATCCAATGGCTGGGCGGCCCGCGCCGCCAGCTGGGCGTGCTGCTGTCCACCGGCCTGCTGATCGCCAATCCGCTGGCCGGCTGGGCCGTGCTGGCCGGCATCGTGCTACGCGTCGTGGCGCTGCGCCTGTGGGGCGACAAAGTGCGCAGCGGCCTGGAGGTCTTCGCCGCCGGCACCATCGCCGGCGACGCGCTGTACAGCTTCTTCAATTCCCTGATCCAGTATCAGGCCAAGGGGAAATAG
- a CDS encoding DUF1177 domain-containing protein gives MSLTHTLKVFEAFDSAHASGQTVVELLRPYAAHAQVAVKTISGPKGKTDFVRIEIRGTEGKQSGGGAPTLGIVGRLGGIGARPSRIGLVSDGDGAVAAVAAALKLAHMATQGDRLPGDVVISTHVCPDAPTRPHEPVDFMDSPMDTETLNENEVSEEMDAVLSIDTTKGNRILNHKGYAISPTVKQGYILRVSEDLVRIMEMTSGRPAVTFPITTQDITPYGNGVYHLNSILQPSVATQAPTVGVAISAISVVPGCGTGASDEADIAAAVRFAVEVAKEFTRGTCKFHDHDEYEKLLAMYGSLAHLQRRQ, from the coding sequence ATGAGCCTTACCCATACCCTGAAAGTATTCGAAGCCTTCGATAGCGCGCATGCCAGCGGGCAGACCGTGGTCGAGCTGCTGCGTCCCTATGCCGCCCATGCCCAGGTCGCCGTCAAGACGATCTCCGGCCCCAAGGGCAAGACGGATTTCGTGCGCATCGAGATCCGCGGCACGGAAGGCAAGCAGTCGGGCGGCGGCGCCCCCACGCTGGGCATCGTCGGCCGCCTGGGCGGCATCGGCGCGCGGCCCAGCCGCATCGGCCTGGTATCGGACGGCGACGGTGCGGTCGCCGCCGTGGCGGCGGCGCTCAAGCTGGCCCACATGGCGACGCAGGGCGACCGCCTGCCGGGAGACGTCGTCATCAGTACGCACGTCTGCCCCGATGCGCCCACGCGGCCGCACGAGCCCGTCGACTTCATGGACTCGCCCATGGACACCGAGACCTTGAACGAAAACGAGGTGTCGGAGGAAATGGACGCCGTGCTCTCCATCGACACGACCAAGGGCAACCGCATCCTGAATCACAAGGGCTACGCGATCTCGCCCACCGTCAAGCAGGGCTACATCCTGCGCGTCTCGGAAGACCTGGTGCGCATCATGGAGATGACCAGCGGCAGGCCGGCGGTCACCTTTCCGATCACCACGCAGGACATCACGCCCTACGGCAATGGCGTCTATCACCTGAACAGCATCCTGCAGCCTTCCGTGGCCACGCAGGCGCCCACGGTGGGGGTGGCGATCTCGGCGATCAGCGTGGTGCCCGGGTGCGGCACCGGGGCCAGCGACGAAGCCGATATCGCCGCCGCGGTGCGCTTCGCGGTGGAAGTCGCCAAGGAATTCACGCGCGGCACCTGCAAGTTCCACGACCACGACGAATACGAAAAGCTGCTGGCGATGTACGGTTCGCTGGCGCACCTGCAGCGGCGCCAATGA
- a CDS encoding AroM family protein — translation MTHDSPLLGTITIGQAPRADITPILQAALPAGVRTLHAGVLDGLTAKEIDARYAPRPGQPLLVTRLLDGNAVILDKAAVQDALAGKVAELEASGCTVILVLCTGEFHGLGARQAWLVEPDRIVPPAAAALAGDRQVGIILPLQEQAASEAGKFSLLARPPLCEAASPYGQDLRAVEQAARTLRERGAQMLLMDCMGFVEAHRAAARRASGLPTLLSNALIAKLVAELVHQ, via the coding sequence ATGACGCATGACAGCCCCTTGCTGGGCACCATCACCATAGGGCAGGCGCCTCGCGCCGATATCACGCCCATCCTGCAGGCCGCGCTGCCGGCCGGCGTGCGCACCCTGCATGCCGGCGTGCTGGACGGCCTGACGGCCAAGGAAATCGACGCCCGCTACGCGCCGCGCCCCGGCCAGCCGCTGCTGGTCACCCGCCTGCTCGACGGCAATGCGGTAATCCTGGACAAGGCCGCCGTGCAGGACGCCCTGGCCGGCAAGGTCGCCGAGCTCGAAGCCAGCGGCTGCACGGTGATCCTGGTGCTGTGCACCGGCGAGTTCCACGGCCTGGGCGCGCGGCAAGCCTGGCTGGTCGAGCCCGACCGCATCGTGCCGCCGGCCGCCGCCGCATTGGCGGGGGACCGCCAGGTGGGTATCATCCTGCCCTTGCAAGAACAGGCCGCGAGCGAAGCCGGCAAGTTTTCCCTGCTGGCCAGGCCGCCGCTATGCGAGGCGGCCTCGCCCTACGGCCAGGACCTGCGCGCGGTGGAACAGGCGGCACGGACGCTGCGCGAACGCGGCGCGCAAATGCTGCTGATGGACTGCATGGGATTCGTCGAAGCGCATCGCGCCGCGGCCCGGCGCGCCAGCGGCCTGCCCACCCTGCTGTCCAACGCCCTTATCGCCAAACTCGTCGCGGAGCTCGTCCATCAATGA
- the pepE gene encoding dipeptidase PepE has translation MTTQLLLFSNSRSSDGSYLTHALAPLRALAGERRNTLFVPFAGVTASWDDYTAKVRESLAPLGLALTGAHTVDAGTADRYDLIVVGGGNTFQLVAECRRRGWLQAIPERVRAGTPYSGWSAGANLACPTLCTTNDMPIVDPGGFDALGLIGFQINPHYTNALPPGHQGETRNDRIAEFLVANPAATVVGLPEGDWLAGDGRNMTFHGPHTGYIFREGKPPAELREGMAVA, from the coding sequence ATGACCACGCAACTGCTTCTTTTCAGCAACTCCCGGTCTTCCGACGGCAGCTACCTGACGCACGCCCTGGCACCCTTGCGCGCCCTGGCCGGCGAACGCCGGAACACGCTGTTCGTGCCCTTCGCCGGCGTGACCGCCAGCTGGGACGACTACACCGCCAAGGTGCGGGAAAGCCTGGCGCCGCTGGGCCTGGCCCTGACCGGCGCCCATACCGTGGACGCCGGCACGGCCGACCGCTACGACCTGATCGTGGTGGGCGGCGGCAATACCTTCCAGCTGGTGGCCGAATGCCGGCGCCGCGGCTGGCTGCAGGCCATCCCGGAGCGCGTCAGGGCGGGCACGCCCTACTCCGGCTGGAGCGCCGGCGCCAACCTGGCCTGCCCCACGCTGTGCACCACCAACGACATGCCCATCGTCGACCCGGGCGGTTTCGACGCCCTGGGCCTGATCGGCTTCCAGATCAACCCGCACTACACCAACGCCCTGCCCCCCGGGCACCAGGGCGAAACCCGCAACGACCGCATCGCCGAATTCCTGGTCGCCAATCCCGCGGCCACGGTGGTCGGCCTGCCGGAAGGCGACTGGCTGGCGGGCGACGGGCGGAATATGACCTTCCATGGGCCGCATACCGGCTACATCTTCCGCGAGGGCAAGCCGCCCGCCGAATTGCGCGAGGGCATGGCGGTGGCGTAA
- a CDS encoding transporter substrate-binding domain-containing protein, whose product MFTRRNAAAAALAVLAALQGCGHTSEQEKFDAAWADEKAVLIRQMLAPRGTLRAAMYRGSPTSFVQASPGDPPRGVGYELAEAFARQLGVPFEPKVYASNAEALRAVGSGQADFIFTDATPERARFLDFSPTVLDVQKSVLVVGKSRLKTLDDLRKPGLRIGVGAGSSTGEELKPVYPKARLVPVDTLANAVDMLASDKIDAFATNDAVLFEISGKLPGSRVLAGQWGVEHFAVGVPKGRLAGAQWIADFVQKAVADGLVQGAAQRARLRGGAQSQPGSRSRSQQSQPQSQSPSRPASQSLSQPQPLAHP is encoded by the coding sequence GTGTTCACAAGGCGTAATGCCGCCGCCGCGGCACTGGCCGTTCTGGCGGCGCTGCAGGGATGTGGGCATACCTCGGAGCAGGAGAAATTCGATGCCGCCTGGGCGGACGAGAAGGCGGTCTTGATCCGGCAGATGCTGGCGCCGCGCGGCACGCTGCGGGCGGCGATGTACCGGGGCAGTCCGACGTCCTTCGTGCAGGCCAGTCCCGGCGATCCGCCGCGTGGCGTGGGCTACGAATTGGCCGAGGCCTTCGCCAGACAGCTGGGCGTCCCTTTCGAGCCCAAGGTCTACGCCAGCAATGCGGAGGCCCTGCGGGCAGTCGGTTCCGGCCAGGCGGATTTCATCTTTACCGATGCCACGCCCGAACGGGCGCGTTTCCTGGATTTCTCGCCCACGGTGCTCGACGTGCAAAAGAGCGTGCTCGTGGTCGGCAAATCGCGCCTGAAGACGCTGGATGACTTGCGCAAGCCCGGCCTGCGCATCGGCGTCGGCGCCGGCAGCAGCACCGGCGAGGAGCTGAAGCCGGTTTATCCCAAGGCCAGGCTGGTGCCGGTGGACACCCTGGCCAATGCCGTGGATATGTTGGCGTCGGACAAGATCGATGCATTCGCGACCAACGACGCCGTTCTTTTCGAAATCAGCGGCAAGCTGCCGGGATCCCGCGTGTTGGCCGGCCAGTGGGGCGTGGAGCATTTCGCCGTCGGCGTGCCGAAAGGGCGCCTGGCCGGCGCGCAATGGATCGCCGATTTCGTCCAGAAGGCCGTGGCCGACGGCCTGGTGCAAGGCGCGGCCCAGCGCGCGCGGCTGCGCGGCGGCGCGCAATCGCAGCCCGGATCCCGATCCCGGTCCCAGCAGTCCCAGCCCCAGTCCCAGTCCCCGTCCCGACCCGCATCCCAATCGCTATCGCAACCGCAACCGCTGGCGCATCCCTGA